The genomic segment CTAAACATTTATTGGGTACTGATGAACTGGGCAGGGATATTTTAAGCAGAATAATTTACGGAGCCAGATATTCTTTATTGATTGGAATTATTTCCATTAGTCTGGCTTTAATATTTGGGATAATTTTGGGGGTTCTGGCTGGTTATTATGGTGGTCTGGTTGATCTTTTAATTATGAGAGTTGTTGATATTATGTTGGCCTTTCCATATATTTTATTGGCCATTGCCATCGTTGCTATTTTGGGGCCTGAACTTCGAAATGCAATGATTGCAATTAGTATCGTTAATATTCCTAGATTTGCCCGGCTCATTCGCTCTTCTGTTCTTTCAATTAAAGAGAGTGAATATGTTCAAGCGGCTAAAGCTTTGGGGGCTTCTGATTTAAGAATTATTATAAAATATTTACTGCCAAATAGTATGGCACCACTTATTGTTCAGTCTACATTAAGTATTGCCT from the Anoxybacter fermentans genome contains:
- the nikC gene encoding nickel transporter permease, producing MVKKKDKVSDNLWKNAWKRLLKNRAAVLGMVIIALIVFSAIFAPYIAPYDPIKQNILARYKPPSAKHLLGTDELGRDILSRIIYGARYSLLIGIISISLALIFGIILGVLAGYYGGLVDLLIMRVVDIMLAFPYILLAIAIVAILGPELRNAMIAISIVNIPRFARLIRSSVLSIKESEYVQAAKALGASDLRIIIKYLLPNSMAPLIVQSTLSIASAILSAAGLSFLGLGAQPPTPEWGAMLSDARSALQLAPWVVTFPGIAIMLNVLGFNLLGDGLRDALDPKLKN